Proteins co-encoded in one Quercus robur chromosome 8, dhQueRobu3.1, whole genome shotgun sequence genomic window:
- the LOC126695252 gene encoding uncharacterized protein LOC126695252 — protein sequence MQNPESTQHISVVWRGKTFTIEMNSGATIKELGLELLKLTNVKADTMRLIVPQSFNKSSKLLSPFSDEQAFLSLQDTSIRKGKSIRMMGVSESEVDEVLQNAKADLRIAGFEEEEKRLRQRISDRPHASLKLPQGRYIFRDFRTLEIPGVELNPPASEALRIMHTLAADPGIVAIMNKHHWSVGIMTEMAPIGYVGISPKCILGFNKNYGEEISLRLRTDDLKGFRKYESIKKTLLHELAHMVHSEHDANFYGLDKQLNQEAASLDWTRSRSHTLSGVQYSETYEDSFVGDSSYSAQKLGGNTSDQLASACASSVAAAYRRLANASENSLGGSIVNEEPDPDDSGFKTREEDDSMYSIEEENLDIWSPNEAERKTAYEPDPDDHSGNHNKLEPDPDDSLGGETLESEFYPEFTGSKTISRQDFNNAGPTQLLPPPETNLMLRTSKLHEEPDPDESQEMEIVDSRTQTSKNIEEPDPDESQEMEILDSRIQTNNNIEEPDPDDTAEKQNGLEYGNIMGLDLDDYPENETIRDQACLNKAYKEPDPDESQPNGVLAEPDPDDNLVHPLGISRMQTYEPDPDDQELQRIQDPVTVVCSRLQKAIEMLQVEVTPMEAAAVLQTLFKIIRNVIEHPNEMKYRRLRKANPIIERNIANYKAAMEILTLIGFNEDVESDEIGKAEAYIVLKRNDPGLLWLAKSSLEACIAY from the exons ATGCAAAATCCAGAGAGTACACAACACATCTCAGTTGTATGGAGGGGGAAGACATTTACCATAGAAATGAATTCAGGTGCTACTATTAAGGAGCTTGGGCTTGAGCTGCTAAAATTGACCAATGTCAAAGCAGATACCATGCGGCTGATTGTTCCACAATCCTTCAACAAAAGCTCAAAGCTGTTGTCTCCTTTCTCTGATGAGCAGGCATTCTTAAGTTTGCAAGACACTTCCATAAGAAAG GGCAAGTCTATTAGAATGATGGGAGTGTCTGAAAGTGAGGTTGATGAAGTTCTACAAAATGCAAAAGCAGACTTGAGGATAGCTGGATtcgaagaagaggaaaagagacTGAGGCAGCGAATATCAGACAGACCTCATGCTTCACTGAAACTTCCACAAGGACGTTATATCTTTCGTGATTTTCGCACACTAGAGATCCCAGGAGTAGAG TTGAATCCCCCAGCTTCTGAGGCATTGAGAATAATGCACACGCTCGCTGCAGATCCTGGAATTGTTGCTATTATGAACAAG CATCATTGGTCTGTAGGTATTATGACTGAGATGGCACCCATTGGTTATGTTGGCATAAGTCCCAAATGCATTCTTGGTTTTAACAAG AATTATGGAGAGGAGATATCTCTGCGTCTTAGAACTGATGACCTTAAGGGTTTCAGGAAGTATGAGAGCATCAAGAAAACTCTTTTGCATGAACTT GCTCACATGGTACACTCTGAACATGATGCCAACTTTTATGGTCTGGATAAACAG ttGAACCAAGAAGCTGCTAGTTTAGATTGGACAAGATCAAGAAGTCATACTTTGAGTGGAGTACAGTATTCAGAAACTTATGAGGATTCATTTGTTGGAGACAGTAGTTATTCCGCTCAGAAGCTTGGAGGAAATACATCAGATCAGCTTGCAAGTGCTTGTGCATCTTCAGTTGCTGCTGCTTATCGTCGTTTAGCAAATGCTTCTGAAAACAGCTTGGGAGGGTCTATAGTAAATGAAGAACCTGACCCTGATGATTCTGGGTTCAAAACACGTGAAGAAGATGATTCTATGTATTCCATAGAGGAAGAAAACTTGGATATTTGGAGTCCAAATGAAGCTGAGAGAAAAACTGCTTATGAGCCTGATCCTGATGATCATTCTGGCAATCATAACAAGCTTGAGCCTGATCCTGATGATTCACTGGGTGGGGAAACTTTGGAGTCTGAATTTTATCCAGAATTTACTGGAAGTAAAACAATATCTCGACAAGATTTCAATAACGCTGGGCCAACACAACTCTTGCCTCCTCCAGAAACCAACTTGATGCTGAGAACCTCAAAGTTGCATGAAGAACCTGATCCTGATGAATCTCAGGAGATGGAGATTGTGGACAGCAGAACtcaaacaagcaaaaacattGAAGAACCTGATCCTGATGAATCTCAGGAAATGGAGATTCTGGACAGCAGAATTCAAACCAACAATAACATTGAAGAACCTGATCCAGATGACACGGCAGAAAAGCAGAATGGTTTGGAATATGGAAACATCATGGGACTAGATCTGGATGATTACCCAGAAAATGAGACCATCAGAGATCAAGCCTGTCTAAATAAGGCTTATAAAGAACCCGATCCAGATGAGTCTCAGCCAAATGGAGTTCTGGCAGAGCCTGATCCTGATGATAATTTGGTGCATCCACTGGGAATATCGAGAATGCAAACCTATGAGCCAGATCCAGATGATCAAGAACTTCAAAGAATCCAAGACCCTGTTACAGTTGTTTGTAGCCGTCTGCAGAAGGCCATTGAAATGCTGCAAGTTGAAGTTACTCCCATGGAAGCTGCTGCAGTACTACAAACTCTGTTTAAGATAATTAG GAATGTCATTGAACACCCAAATGAGATGAAATACAGAAGACTGCGAAAG GCTAATCCCATAATCGAAAGGAATATTGCGAATTATAAAG CTGCTATGGAAATTCTTACTTTGATTGGTTTCAATGAAGATGTTGAGTCAGACGAGATTGGAAAGGCAGAAGCTTATATAGTTTTGAAGCGGAATGATCCAGGGCTATTGTGGCTTGCAAAGTCTTCCCTTGAAGCATGTATTGCTTACTAA